Proteins encoded in a region of the Flavobacterium sp. MDT1-60 genome:
- a CDS encoding alpha-L-fucosidase, translated as MIKKIILAALVVGTTITGNAQNKIAAKDIAEKMKWFEDAKLGIFIHAGIYSVADVSESWSFHNGNISVEDYMKQQKSYTLSHYDPAAWADMIKESGAKYAVITTKHHDGVAMYDTKLGKLSSVKTCPAKKDMVKPFFEELRKRDIKCGAYFSLIDWTHNDYPGFLKDKARYDIKKEPARWERFQKFFQGQIKEISDWYNPDLWWFDGDWEHSAEEWQAEKTRKMMLDRNPNTIINGRLQGYGDYDTPEQNFPVVRPAFKWWELCMTMNENWGYRVSDTNWKTPYEIITIFVDAVSNGGNLLLDIGPKPDGTYPETVVSTLKELGDWNRRNGEGISEPFLEFH; from the coding sequence ATGATTAAAAAAATAATCTTAGCGGCTTTGGTCGTTGGAACAACTATCACAGGGAATGCGCAGAACAAAATCGCGGCAAAGGATATTGCTGAAAAAATGAAATGGTTTGAAGATGCCAAATTAGGGATCTTCATCCATGCCGGAATTTATTCGGTTGCCGATGTCTCTGAATCCTGGAGTTTTCACAACGGAAATATTTCTGTTGAAGATTATATGAAACAACAAAAAAGCTACACCTTAAGCCATTATGATCCTGCGGCCTGGGCGGATATGATTAAAGAATCAGGTGCAAAATATGCAGTAATTACAACAAAACATCATGATGGTGTAGCGATGTACGATACCAAATTAGGAAAATTAAGTTCGGTAAAAACCTGTCCTGCTAAAAAAGATATGGTGAAGCCTTTTTTTGAAGAATTGCGTAAAAGAGATATAAAATGCGGTGCATACTTCTCATTAATCGACTGGACTCATAATGATTATCCGGGATTTCTGAAAGATAAAGCGCGTTATGACATCAAAAAAGAGCCGGCTCGTTGGGAACGTTTTCAAAAGTTCTTCCAGGGGCAAATCAAAGAAATTTCAGATTGGTACAACCCTGATTTATGGTGGTTTGATGGAGACTGGGAACACAGCGCAGAAGAATGGCAGGCTGAAAAAACGCGTAAAATGATGTTAGACAGAAATCCGAATACAATTATCAATGGTCGTTTGCAGGGTTATGGCGATTATGATACTCCGGAACAAAATTTCCCGGTTGTGCGTCCAGCTTTCAAATGGTGGGAATTGTGTATGACCATGAATGAAAACTGGGGTTACCGCGTAAGCGACACCAATTGGAAAACGCCTTATGAAATCATCACTATTTTTGTGGATGCTGTTTCAAACGGAGGAAATTTATTATTAGACATCGGCCCAAAACCTGATGGAACTTATCCCGAAACTGTTGTTTCTACATTGAAAGAACTAGGTGATTGGAACAGAAGAAATGGTGAAGGGATTTCGGAACCATTCCTGGAATTCCATTAG
- a CDS encoding alpha/beta hydrolase-fold protein: MKKGLLIFLIMSCINSIAQTKTTGNVVEYFGKEKIVSTAEGNVLYQFINGFTLQTENKTGTLFNGQDPIAWQYAVGKFVNPNKKKGDWQEINVDSAKVFSGKPMRSAFLYTQYTASKEQIVLLETTGGTRTYINGLPHEGDHYDFGYSLIPFKLRKGVNEFIYTKGRFGRVKSKIIVPSKSIQFTKRDLTLPDVINGEKDEKWASVRVINATEKELKNLVITATLSSGEKATYATDAIMPMFVRKVKFKVPAAKADFTGELKMEITLANKNGKVIDKTEITIQQRSATVHHERTFVSKVDNSVQYYSIAPALSTGPKALVLSVHGASVEARNQARAYKQKDWVHIVAATNRRPFGFNWEDWGRIDALEVLAEAKKVFNTIPAQTYLSGHSMGGHGTWFLGTTYPGKFAAIAPCASYPDISMYGFDKGDEMHDMFKAFEPIKRSANSGRVKSIVQNLKQTGVYMLHGDADSTVPISQVREMRQILGTFHPNFCYYEYLGGEHWYGDHSVDWFPIFEFFKRQTIPTNKEVKEIDFHTATPAVSSTDYWIKLQQQIHPFDFSNINAKIDKQQINIKTVNVSIMELDLASLDLKGEITLNIDDQLVKTTSDKKAILNLKDGKWAFINEINTAEKYAERQGGFKFAFDNNVVFVYATGGSESDREWYLNRARFDAETFYYRGNGSIDVIADKEFSLEKYKDRNVVIYGNASNNSAWKLLLKNAPIQIDNQQIRVGDKVLKGDDLAAYFVVPRKDSKTAMVGVVAGTSEKGMKATWANNYISGITGFPDVMIFKANLLLNGLPDMKVSGFFDNNWSTKTLEFF, from the coding sequence ATGAAAAAAGGACTCTTGATTTTCTTGATTATGTCATGCATAAATTCGATTGCACAGACAAAAACGACCGGAAATGTTGTAGAATATTTTGGAAAAGAAAAAATCGTTAGTACAGCCGAAGGAAATGTTTTATATCAATTTATAAATGGATTTACACTGCAAACCGAAAATAAAACAGGAACCCTTTTTAATGGACAAGATCCTATAGCCTGGCAATATGCGGTTGGTAAATTTGTAAATCCGAATAAAAAAAAAGGAGACTGGCAGGAAATCAATGTAGACTCTGCAAAAGTTTTCAGCGGAAAGCCTATGAGATCAGCTTTTCTTTATACCCAATATACTGCTTCAAAAGAACAAATTGTTCTCTTAGAAACTACGGGAGGCACACGTACTTATATAAACGGTCTGCCGCATGAAGGTGATCATTATGATTTTGGATATTCTTTGATTCCTTTTAAACTCCGAAAAGGCGTAAATGAATTTATTTATACCAAAGGTCGTTTTGGTCGTGTGAAATCAAAAATTATTGTTCCTTCAAAAAGCATTCAGTTTACCAAACGTGATTTGACACTTCCTGACGTTATTAATGGCGAAAAAGATGAGAAATGGGCTTCCGTTCGTGTAATCAACGCGACTGAAAAAGAGTTGAAAAATCTTGTAATCACAGCTACTTTATCAAGCGGAGAAAAAGCTACTTATGCAACAGATGCCATCATGCCTATGTTTGTCAGAAAAGTAAAATTTAAAGTTCCGGCTGCAAAAGCCGATTTTACAGGAGAATTAAAAATGGAAATAACACTTGCAAATAAAAATGGAAAAGTAATCGACAAAACAGAAATCACAATCCAACAACGATCTGCGACTGTTCATCATGAACGAACTTTTGTAAGTAAAGTTGATAACAGTGTTCAATATTATAGTATCGCCCCGGCATTGAGCACTGGACCAAAAGCATTGGTTCTTTCTGTTCACGGTGCTTCGGTCGAAGCCAGAAATCAGGCAAGAGCCTACAAACAAAAAGATTGGGTCCATATTGTCGCCGCTACAAATCGTCGTCCTTTTGGTTTTAACTGGGAAGATTGGGGAAGAATTGATGCGCTGGAAGTTTTAGCCGAAGCCAAAAAAGTTTTTAATACTATTCCGGCCCAAACCTATTTAAGTGGTCACTCCATGGGCGGACACGGCACCTGGTTTCTGGGAACAACCTATCCTGGTAAATTTGCAGCCATTGCTCCTTGTGCCTCCTACCCTGACATTTCAATGTACGGATTTGATAAAGGCGATGAAATGCATGATATGTTCAAAGCATTTGAACCAATCAAACGTTCGGCTAATTCTGGCCGTGTTAAAAGTATTGTTCAAAACCTAAAACAAACAGGAGTTTATATGCTGCATGGCGATGCCGATTCGACTGTTCCGATTTCGCAAGTGCGGGAAATGCGCCAGATTTTAGGCACTTTTCATCCTAACTTTTGTTATTATGAATATCTTGGTGGCGAACATTGGTATGGTGATCATTCGGTTGATTGGTTTCCGATATTTGAATTCTTCAAACGTCAAACGATTCCAACCAATAAAGAAGTTAAAGAAATTGATTTTCACACCGCAACTCCGGCAGTTTCTTCAACTGATTACTGGATCAAATTACAACAGCAGATTCACCCTTTTGATTTTTCTAATATCAATGCAAAAATTGATAAACAGCAAATTAACATCAAAACGGTAAATGTTTCGATAATGGAACTTGATTTGGCTTCTTTAGATTTAAAAGGAGAAATTACATTAAATATTGATGATCAGCTTGTAAAAACAACTTCAGATAAAAAAGCTATTCTGAATTTAAAAGATGGTAAATGGGCTTTCATAAACGAAATCAACACAGCTGAAAAATATGCTGAACGTCAGGGCGGATTCAAGTTTGCCTTCGATAATAATGTCGTTTTTGTATATGCGACAGGTGGTTCCGAATCAGATCGTGAATGGTATTTAAACAGAGCCCGTTTTGACGCAGAAACTTTTTATTACAGAGGAAATGGAAGTATCGATGTGATTGCAGACAAAGAATTTTCATTAGAAAAATACAAAGACAGAAACGTGGTAATTTATGGAAATGCATCAAACAACAGCGCCTGGAAATTACTATTGAAAAATGCTCCAATTCAGATTGACAATCAACAAATAAGAGTTGGTGATAAAGTGTTAAAAGGAGATGATTTGGCTGCCTATTTTGTAGTTCCAAGAAAAGACAGTAAAACAGCCATGGTAGGCGTTGTTGCCGGAACTTCAGAAAAAGGAATGAAAGCAACCTGGGCAAACAATTATATTTCCGGAATTACAGGTTTTCCCGATGTTATGATTTTTAAAGCTAATTTGCTTTTGAATGGATTGCCAGATATGAAAGTGAGTGGCTTCTTTGATAATAACTGGTCAACCAAAACGTTAGAGTTTTTTTAA
- a CDS encoding isoaspartyl peptidase/L-asparaginase family protein translates to MNNRRNFLKTAAMASAAVALSSFTGKSEEDEDHNTLSAGKIRKPIVLSTWNFGLKANEAAWEVLKKGGRALDAVEAGVKIPEGDPTERSVGYGGRPDRDGRVTLDACIMDEMSNIGSVGCLEFIKHPISVARAVMEKTPHVMLVGDGALQFALAQGFPKENLLVPDSEREWKEWLKTSEYKPIANIENHDTIGMIALDADGNLSGACTTSGMAFKMHGRLGDSPIIGAGLYVDNEIGAATATGHGEEVIRISGSHLVVELMRQGKSPQKACEEAVMRVVKLMKNRNKDLKDIQVGFIALNKKGDYGSYCVQSGFNYAVYDETGNKLINPEFYIK, encoded by the coding sequence ATGAACAATCGTAGAAATTTTCTAAAAACCGCTGCAATGGCTTCGGCTGCTGTGGCGCTGAGCTCTTTCACTGGGAAATCAGAAGAAGACGAAGATCACAATACTCTTTCCGCCGGAAAAATAAGAAAACCAATTGTACTCTCTACCTGGAATTTTGGTTTAAAGGCCAATGAAGCTGCCTGGGAAGTATTAAAAAAAGGTGGGCGCGCCCTGGATGCTGTAGAGGCAGGAGTTAAAATTCCGGAAGGTGATCCAACAGAAAGAAGTGTTGGGTATGGAGGAAGACCTGACAGAGACGGACGCGTAACTTTAGACGCCTGCATCATGGACGAAATGTCTAATATTGGTTCTGTAGGTTGTCTGGAATTTATTAAACATCCTATTTCTGTTGCGCGTGCTGTGATGGAAAAAACACCACACGTAATGTTAGTTGGCGATGGAGCACTTCAATTTGCTTTAGCACAAGGTTTTCCAAAAGAAAATCTATTAGTTCCCGATTCTGAAAGAGAATGGAAAGAATGGCTAAAAACTTCGGAATACAAACCAATTGCTAATATTGAAAATCATGATACCATCGGAATGATTGCTTTAGATGCTGATGGAAATCTTTCAGGAGCTTGTACTACTAGCGGAATGGCTTTCAAAATGCACGGCCGTTTAGGAGACTCTCCTATTATTGGTGCTGGTTTATATGTAGATAACGAAATTGGTGCCGCAACTGCAACGGGTCACGGTGAAGAAGTAATTAGAATTTCAGGAAGTCATTTGGTTGTTGAATTGATGCGTCAGGGAAAATCTCCTCAAAAAGCATGTGAAGAAGCCGTTATGAGAGTCGTGAAACTGATGAAAAACAGAAACAAAGATTTAAAAGATATTCAGGTTGGATTTATTGCTTTGAACAAAAAAGGGGATTACGGTTCTTATTGCGTACAGAGTGGTTTTAACTATGCTGTTTATGACGAAACCGGGAACAAGTTGATCAATCCTGAGTTTTACATAAAGTAA
- a CDS encoding alpha-L-fucosidase gives MKNRFKLLYTAFVCASALSVHAQGDFSMKADKSEEAGYVWTKDPLVKANLDKWQGYKFGVLIHMGLYSQLGIVESWGLAPEDWVTRDGYDDYYKYATDYRNTKFKLNPTNLNSEKWAKMFKNAGAKYMIFTSKHHDGFCMYDSKFTDFKITNPKLPYAKNPKADVLKDVLDASRKEGLAVGVYFSKPDWTTENFWWSYYPPKDRNPTYDIQKFPERWQSYVQYTQNQLNELTTNYGKVDILWLDGCWVRPLSTINKKVEDFCKYPYDMDINMKLISETARKKQPGMLVVDRWVPSEYENYLTPEQKTPEKPLSVPWESCITLGGAWGWVPNDNYKSSKEVIQLMTSIVVKGGNLLLGVGPDAKGEFDPKIETTLANVGKWLSVNGEAIYDTKPVAPYLDGKVGYTQKGKSIYGIYMPAKDEKELPAEISIKTDIKGNLKASLLNNKQKLTSKKVNDGIVVTIPKELRTSLANQEAVVIKITQ, from the coding sequence ATGAAAAATAGATTCAAATTATTATATACAGCATTTGTCTGTGCCAGTGCACTTTCAGTTCATGCACAGGGCGATTTCAGTATGAAAGCTGACAAATCAGAAGAAGCGGGTTATGTGTGGACAAAAGATCCTTTAGTAAAAGCTAATCTGGACAAATGGCAGGGTTACAAATTTGGAGTACTAATTCACATGGGACTTTATTCTCAGTTGGGAATTGTAGAATCCTGGGGCCTGGCTCCGGAAGATTGGGTCACCAGAGACGGCTATGACGATTATTACAAATATGCTACGGATTACAGAAATACCAAATTTAAATTAAATCCGACGAATTTAAACTCTGAAAAATGGGCCAAAATGTTCAAAAATGCCGGAGCAAAATATATGATTTTTACATCGAAACATCACGATGGATTCTGTATGTATGATTCTAAATTTACAGATTTTAAAATCACCAATCCGAAATTGCCGTATGCTAAAAATCCTAAAGCCGATGTCTTAAAAGACGTTTTGGATGCTTCAAGAAAAGAAGGACTGGCAGTGGGCGTTTATTTCTCAAAACCGGACTGGACTACAGAGAACTTTTGGTGGTCGTATTATCCTCCAAAAGACAGAAACCCTACTTACGATATCCAAAAATTCCCGGAAAGATGGCAAAGTTATGTACAATACACACAAAATCAGTTGAACGAATTGACTACCAATTATGGAAAAGTTGATATTCTCTGGCTGGATGGCTGTTGGGTTCGACCGTTATCAACTATCAATAAAAAAGTAGAAGATTTTTGTAAATATCCTTATGATATGGATATCAACATGAAATTAATATCCGAAACAGCCCGCAAAAAACAACCCGGAATGTTGGTTGTAGATCGTTGGGTTCCGAGCGAATATGAGAATTATTTAACGCCTGAGCAAAAAACGCCAGAGAAACCATTAAGTGTGCCTTGGGAAAGTTGTATTACTCTTGGAGGAGCCTGGGGATGGGTGCCAAACGACAATTACAAATCTTCAAAAGAAGTAATTCAATTGATGACCAGTATAGTGGTAAAAGGGGGAAATCTATTATTAGGTGTTGGACCAGATGCTAAAGGAGAATTTGATCCAAAAATTGAAACAACTTTAGCTAACGTTGGAAAATGGTTATCAGTAAATGGTGAAGCTATTTACGATACTAAACCTGTTGCCCCATATTTAGATGGAAAAGTTGGTTATACACAGAAAGGAAAGTCGATTTACGGAATTTATATGCCTGCCAAAGACGAAAAAGAATTACCGGCGGAAATCAGCATCAAAACTGATATTAAAGGAAATTTAAAAGCTTCTTTACTGAACAACAAACAAAAATTGACCAGTAAAAAAGTGAATGACGGAATCGTTGTCACCATCCCAAAAGAATTGAGAACTTCATTAGCCAATCAGGAAGCGGTGGTCATTAAAATAACGCAATAA
- a CDS encoding SDR family oxidoreductase, translating to MNLNLNDKIIIVTGGAKGIGLGICKVLAAEGAIPVIVGRADADNQIAVKEIEANGGKALSVVAELTNPEACKNAVDQVVKMCGRIDGLINNAGVNDGVGLESGDYEKFVASIHKNLIHYYLMAQHALPELKKTKGAIVNIGSKTADTGQGNTSAYAASNGGRNALTREWAVELLKYGIRVNSVIVAECYTPLYDTWIKTLENPEQKLKEIMANIPLENRMTTAEEIANMVVFLLSDKSSHTTGQLIYVDGGYTHLDRSL from the coding sequence ATGAATCTTAATCTTAATGACAAAATAATTATTGTAACGGGTGGCGCAAAAGGAATTGGTCTTGGAATCTGTAAAGTTTTAGCTGCAGAAGGTGCGATTCCGGTAATAGTTGGCAGAGCAGATGCCGACAATCAAATAGCGGTTAAAGAAATAGAAGCGAACGGAGGAAAAGCCTTGTCTGTAGTTGCTGAATTAACGAATCCGGAAGCTTGTAAAAATGCAGTAGATCAAGTAGTCAAAATGTGCGGTCGAATTGACGGGTTAATCAATAATGCAGGCGTAAATGATGGGGTAGGTTTAGAAAGTGGTGATTACGAAAAATTTGTGGCATCAATTCATAAAAACCTGATACATTATTATCTGATGGCACAACACGCTTTGCCGGAGTTGAAAAAAACAAAAGGAGCAATTGTAAACATTGGTTCAAAAACTGCTGATACCGGACAGGGAAATACTTCAGCTTATGCCGCTTCAAATGGTGGGCGTAATGCTTTAACCCGCGAATGGGCTGTTGAATTATTGAAATACGGAATCCGTGTAAATTCGGTTATAGTCGCTGAATGTTATACGCCATTATATGATACGTGGATTAAAACACTTGAAAATCCGGAGCAAAAATTAAAAGAAATTATGGCTAATATTCCGTTAGAAAACAGAATGACAACTGCAGAAGAAATTGCCAATATGGTCGTGTTTTTATTATCTGATAAATCAAGCCACACCACTGGTCAGTTGATTTATGTAGATGGAGGCTATACACATCTAGATCGTTCGTTATAA
- a CDS encoding LacI family DNA-binding transcriptional regulator, with amino-acid sequence MKKKITIKDIAKAANVSVTTVSFVLNDKGEKMGISKEVIEKVLKISGEMKFKLNMIASSLRTGKTRSIGLIVEDISNQFFSDLARVIEREAINLNYRVFYCSTGGDDARAIELVNSLLQANVDGFIITPTENMKATIDRLSELQCPVVLVDRYFEEQEVSHVVLDNFEGGETATNYLLEKGFKKIAFISNYSQLIQMRFRKEGYSNAMKKAGLYDETKILDLEYRIPAEERIEKIADFLSSSPEIDAVLFGANYLLLAGLQSLSKLKLKIPTDKAVISFDDHDSFRLHSPSITVLSQPIEEMGKKAVRLLMMQMNDGSNYKIEKEKKKGNLIIRESVS; translated from the coding sequence ATGAAAAAAAAGATCACCATCAAAGATATCGCGAAAGCAGCAAATGTATCGGTAACTACGGTTTCATTTGTACTGAACGATAAGGGAGAGAAGATGGGGATCAGCAAGGAAGTGATTGAAAAAGTTCTTAAAATTAGTGGAGAAATGAAATTCAAACTCAATATGATCGCCAGTAGTTTAAGAACTGGTAAAACAAGATCTATTGGGCTTATTGTCGAAGATATTTCAAATCAGTTTTTTTCTGATTTGGCAAGAGTAATTGAGAGAGAGGCAATAAATTTAAATTACAGAGTATTTTATTGTAGTACAGGCGGAGATGATGCCCGGGCAATTGAACTAGTGAATAGCTTATTACAGGCTAATGTTGATGGTTTTATTATCACCCCTACAGAAAACATGAAAGCAACTATAGACCGCTTATCAGAACTTCAATGTCCGGTTGTTTTAGTTGATCGTTATTTTGAAGAACAAGAGGTAAGCCATGTCGTGCTGGATAATTTTGAGGGAGGAGAAACAGCAACCAATTATCTTTTGGAAAAAGGGTTTAAAAAAATTGCGTTTATTAGTAATTACTCACAATTAATTCAGATGCGGTTCAGAAAAGAGGGTTACAGTAATGCGATGAAAAAAGCGGGCTTGTATGATGAAACTAAAATACTTGATTTGGAATACCGTATTCCTGCAGAGGAAAGAATAGAAAAGATTGCTGATTTTTTGAGTAGTAGTCCCGAAATAGATGCTGTATTGTTTGGGGCAAATTATTTGTTGCTGGCGGGCTTGCAGTCCTTAAGTAAATTGAAATTAAAAATCCCAACTGATAAAGCAGTAATTAGTTTTGATGATCACGACAGTTTTAGATTGCATTCGCCCTCTATAACCGTTTTATCCCAACCAATTGAAGAAATGGGAAAAAAAGCTGTAAGGTTATTAATGATGCAAATGAATGACGGAAGTAATTATAAAATTGAAAAAGAGAAGAAAAAAGGCAATCTAATTATAAGGGAATCAGTTTCATAA
- a CDS encoding L-rhamnose mutarotase, with protein MVTQKYCFALDLIDDPGLIAEYKKYHEKIWPEITESIVNSGIENLDIYCAGNRMFMIIEANETFTFERKGEMDANNPVVQKWEELMWKYQKALPGAKQGEKWMLMEKIFDLHKNK; from the coding sequence ATGGTAACTCAAAAATATTGCTTCGCATTAGATTTGATTGACGATCCGGGTTTAATCGCTGAATACAAAAAATATCATGAAAAGATCTGGCCGGAAATCACAGAAAGTATTGTCAATTCCGGGATTGAAAATCTTGATATTTATTGCGCAGGCAACAGAATGTTTATGATCATCGAGGCGAACGAAACTTTTACTTTTGAAAGAAAAGGGGAGATGGATGCTAATAATCCGGTGGTTCAGAAATGGGAAGAACTCATGTGGAAATATCAAAAAGCATTGCCAGGAGCGAAACAAGGTGAAAAATGGATGTTGATGGAAAAAATATTTGACCTGCATAAGAATAAATAA
- a CDS encoding AraC family transcriptional regulator, whose protein sequence is MKIVKTNIASYTNTSLSVFSREESFFQSPFHSHPEFELVYILESHGKRIIGNSVECFESGDMVFLGDDIPHVWLNDEIFYKGINSLKAKAIVIYFSRDLFGDSFYELPEALEVKKFFSQAIKGVSITGQTNAIISKKMEKLLKKKGFEVVMGLIEILFLLSKSKDLRYINDDSYVSVSDENKNDRLAAVFQYVKTNYKEEISLDEISKIANLTPTSFCRMFKAKTKKPFVEYLNEIRVSNACKYLIETDLGISEIAYECGYKTASNFNKLFKKLIGTTPKEYRKNALV, encoded by the coding sequence ATGAAAATTGTTAAAACAAATATCGCTTCTTATACAAATACGTCACTATCTGTGTTTTCACGTGAGGAATCTTTTTTCCAATCGCCTTTTCATTCGCACCCGGAATTTGAGTTGGTTTATATCTTAGAAAGTCACGGAAAACGTATCATTGGAAATTCTGTAGAATGTTTCGAATCCGGAGATATGGTTTTTCTGGGAGATGATATTCCACATGTTTGGCTTAATGATGAAATTTTTTATAAAGGAATAAATAGTTTAAAAGCTAAAGCTATAGTGATTTATTTTAGCAGAGATCTTTTTGGAGATTCTTTTTATGAATTACCGGAAGCGCTGGAAGTCAAAAAGTTTTTTTCTCAGGCCATAAAAGGTGTATCTATTACCGGACAAACTAATGCAATCATTTCTAAAAAGATGGAAAAACTGCTCAAAAAGAAAGGTTTTGAAGTCGTTATGGGACTGATTGAAATTTTATTTCTTTTATCAAAAAGCAAAGATCTTAGGTATATCAATGATGATTCGTATGTTTCTGTCAGCGACGAAAATAAAAATGATCGGCTTGCTGCTGTTTTTCAATATGTAAAAACAAATTATAAAGAAGAAATATCACTTGATGAAATTTCTAAAATCGCTAATCTCACGCCTACGTCTTTTTGCAGAATGTTTAAAGCCAAAACCAAAAAACCATTTGTAGAATACCTTAATGAAATCAGGGTTTCAAATGCTTGTAAATATTTAATTGAAACCGATTTGGGAATTTCTGAAATTGCTTACGAATGTGGTTATAAAACAGCTTCCAACTTCAATAAGCTGTTCAAAAAATTAATTGGAACAACTCCAAAGGAATATCGAAAAAATGCTTTAGTTTAA